In Dyadobacter sp. NIV53, a single window of DNA contains:
- a CDS encoding SDR family NAD(P)-dependent oxidoreductase: METLTMQQSILDLFKLNGQTALVIGGNRGLGLSMAKALAEAGANIVIAARDENVNRQSEQLIKDSYDTNCISVTCDVTSEQSMKETVSSAVETFGKIDILVNSAGINIRGAIESLSLDDFNKVQTVNVTGTWLACREVVPIMKQNGYGRIINIGSMLALTAIPERTPYATSKGAILQLTRSLAMEVALDGITVNAILPGPFATDLNLPLTNDPEKYKAFISKIPMGRWGELHEIGGIALYLASRASSYTTGGCFSIDGGWVTQ, from the coding sequence ATGGAAACTCTCACGATGCAACAAAGCATTCTTGACCTTTTTAAACTGAACGGACAGACAGCGCTGGTCATCGGCGGAAACCGTGGCCTTGGCCTTTCTATGGCAAAGGCCCTTGCCGAAGCCGGTGCCAATATAGTCATTGCGGCCCGTGACGAAAATGTGAACAGGCAATCGGAACAGCTAATTAAAGATTCGTATGATACCAATTGCATCAGTGTAACCTGCGATGTCACTTCCGAACAAAGCATGAAAGAAACGGTAAGTTCAGCCGTGGAGACTTTTGGCAAAATTGATATTCTGGTCAATTCAGCTGGTATTAATATTCGTGGGGCAATAGAATCGCTTTCACTGGATGATTTCAATAAAGTACAGACCGTCAATGTTACGGGAACCTGGCTGGCTTGTCGTGAAGTAGTTCCGATCATGAAACAAAATGGCTATGGCCGGATCATCAATATCGGTTCCATGCTCGCGCTTACTGCAATTCCTGAACGTACACCTTATGCAACTAGCAAAGGGGCGATTTTACAGCTTACCCGTTCCCTGGCTATGGAAGTAGCACTGGACGGAATTACAGTGAACGCCATTTTGCCTGGTCCGTTTGCAACCGACCTGAACCTGCCGCTGACCAACGATCCTGAAAAATACAAAGCGTTTATTTCCAAAATTCCGATGGGACGCTGGGGAGAACTCCATGAGATAGGCGGTATTGCTCTTTATCTGGCCAGCCGTGCATCAAGTTATACCACAGGCGGATGTTTTTCAATTGATGGCGGATGGGTCACGCAGTAA
- a CDS encoding enolase C-terminal domain-like protein — MKITKIRTKLYQWNGPVLTSNTVFATPLSPLHSQSDTQAAFRFFSWLVVEVETDEGFVGIGNAGLSPDITKAVIDSKLSSILIGENPLNTEYLFEKMYRSTVAFGRKGTVIAAISAVDIALWDIKGKVMKQPVFMLLGGRTTPDIETYYSRLYTRDLDSLQAEAVHYKEEGFSGMKLRCGYPLTEGIAGMRKNVDMVKVVREAVGEDINVMLEGYMGFNLAYAKQFLKALEPYNLRWAEELLLPDEIHNFAKLRRYTDIPLSGGEHEYTRYGFHDLLQTGALDIFQFDTNRVGGFTEAQKICNMALAHGVEVIPHGGQMHNLHVVMSSFASPMAEYFPQTEIEVGNEMFWYIFDGEAIAENGRLQLDDTLPGVGLSLKTEDLEHFIITE, encoded by the coding sequence ATGAAAATTACAAAAATAAGGACCAAACTATACCAGTGGAACGGGCCTGTACTGACGAGTAACACAGTTTTTGCCACACCACTCAGCCCGTTGCATTCCCAAAGTGACACACAGGCCGCTTTCCGGTTTTTTAGCTGGCTGGTTGTAGAAGTTGAGACGGACGAAGGTTTTGTCGGTATTGGAAACGCAGGGCTAAGTCCGGATATCACCAAAGCCGTGATCGACAGTAAACTTTCATCGATTTTAATTGGAGAAAATCCACTCAATACGGAATATCTTTTTGAGAAAATGTACCGGTCAACGGTTGCTTTTGGAAGAAAAGGAACCGTCATTGCTGCCATCAGCGCCGTTGATATTGCACTTTGGGATATCAAGGGAAAAGTAATGAAACAGCCCGTTTTTATGCTGCTGGGCGGACGTACCACGCCGGATATTGAAACCTATTACAGCCGGCTATATACCAGGGATCTGGACAGTCTTCAGGCTGAGGCAGTTCATTATAAAGAAGAAGGATTTTCGGGTATGAAACTGCGCTGCGGTTATCCGCTGACAGAAGGAATTGCCGGTATGCGAAAAAACGTGGATATGGTAAAAGTGGTCAGAGAAGCTGTGGGCGAAGATATCAATGTAATGCTGGAAGGTTATATGGGTTTTAACCTGGCTTATGCGAAGCAGTTTTTAAAAGCGCTGGAACCTTATAACCTGCGTTGGGCTGAGGAGCTTTTACTACCCGATGAAATACACAATTTTGCCAAACTGCGCCGGTATACTGATATTCCATTGTCGGGTGGGGAGCATGAATATACCCGTTACGGTTTTCATGATCTTTTGCAAACTGGTGCTTTGGATATTTTTCAGTTTGACACCAACCGGGTAGGAGGGTTTACCGAAGCGCAGAAAATCTGTAACATGGCATTGGCGCATGGCGTGGAAGTGATTCCGCATGGTGGACAGATGCATAACCTGCACGTGGTCATGAGCTCGTTTGCAAGCCCGATGGCAGAGTATTTTCCACAGACTGAGATTGAAGTTGGCAACGAAATGTTCTGGTATATTTTCGACGGAGAAGCGATTGCAGAAAACGGCAGGCTTCAGCTGGATGATACTTTACCCGGCGTCGGCCTTTCCCTGAAAACAGAAGATCTTGAACATTTCATCATTACCGAATAA
- the araD1 gene encoding AraD1 family protein — MENKIRVVQILHEKQGRALAIVEEPSLVLISQFKSVYDAALEALRTNVKLADLILDMRSEVKLNYDRIYNGNDDWKLLPAFDCPQNPFGCLVAGTGLTHKNSALNRQMMHASTEQKLTDSMVMYDWGVKEGFPRAGEIGVQPEWFYKGNGCVLKAHGELLEVPAYANDGGEEPEIAGVYVVDDNGKPWRIGFATGNEFSDHVMEKKNYLYLAPSKLRQCSIGPELVIGGDFTDIKGTVSVSGADGIKWSSDIKTGENNMAHSLENLEYHHFKYAGHRLPTQAHVHFFGADAFSFGNNVALQNDDLMKVYWEGMGRALQNKILITPENEELRPVRQL, encoded by the coding sequence ATGGAAAACAAAATAAGAGTTGTACAGATCCTGCATGAAAAACAGGGACGTGCATTAGCAATAGTTGAGGAACCTTCACTGGTTTTAATCAGCCAATTTAAATCCGTATATGACGCAGCGTTGGAAGCTTTGCGAACCAATGTGAAATTAGCGGATCTGATCCTGGACATGCGTTCAGAAGTGAAGTTGAACTACGACCGGATATATAATGGAAATGACGATTGGAAACTCCTTCCAGCTTTTGACTGTCCGCAAAATCCGTTCGGCTGCCTGGTTGCCGGAACTGGGCTGACACATAAAAACAGCGCTTTAAACCGTCAGATGATGCATGCATCAACAGAACAAAAACTGACTGACAGTATGGTGATGTACGACTGGGGTGTGAAAGAGGGATTTCCTCGTGCCGGTGAAATTGGCGTCCAGCCTGAATGGTTTTACAAGGGCAACGGCTGTGTTTTAAAAGCACACGGAGAGCTGCTTGAAGTACCTGCCTACGCCAATGACGGAGGTGAAGAACCCGAAATTGCGGGCGTGTATGTTGTAGATGACAACGGTAAACCATGGCGTATCGGCTTCGCAACCGGCAACGAATTCTCAGATCATGTCATGGAAAAAAAGAACTACCTCTATCTGGCCCCTTCCAAATTACGGCAATGTTCAATCGGGCCTGAACTGGTGATCGGCGGGGATTTTACAGATATTAAAGGTACGGTCAGTGTTTCCGGCGCGGATGGGATAAAGTGGAGTTCAGATATTAAAACGGGTGAAAATAATATGGCTCACAGCCTTGAAAACCTGGAATATCATCATTTTAAATACGCAGGCCACCGCTTGCCCACGCAGGCACATGTTCATTTTTTTGGTGCAGATGCATTCAGTTTTGGAAACAATGTGGCTTTGCAAAATGATGACCTGATGAAAGTATATTGGGAGGGAATGGGTCGTGCACTGCAAAACAAAATTTTAATTACTCCGGAAAACGAAGAGCTGAGGCCGGTCCGCCAGCTGTAA
- a CDS encoding MFS transporter has protein sequence MVENIISTPPVMKLSKMRWVMVGMAFLATVLNYVHRLSFNYLSAEGELRKLIPDDAFGYIGTAFFVAYMISNAFSGFLIDRLGTRIGYSLCMAFWTTAGLVHAFAVTPLQFGVCRFMLGIGEAGNWPAAIKLTTEWFPAHERSTASGIFNSGSALGAVIVPPLVAYLGISYGWQSTFIILALCGYLWLVIFWFIYYTPKETEVKVKTFTIPPLKLLKTRFVIMFTLSKTFMDPVWYFVTFWIGRYLVDVHHLELKQIGWLAVIPFLIADVGNLAGGYFTQFIIARGVPIPRARKIAVTVAGMIMSLPLLAGPFVISTPISALIVFGLAGFGYTAYTANSLAFPADVVPKNAAASVWGMACVGTGLGGAVFQSVSGIVLKNYATDMGYDYAYSILFMGFGVIALVGLAIMLFFMGPLVRNEALHRYAQTGENS, from the coding sequence ATGGTTGAGAATATTATATCCACGCCTCCGGTCATGAAACTTTCCAAAATGCGATGGGTGATGGTTGGAATGGCTTTTCTGGCCACGGTTTTAAATTATGTCCACAGGCTGTCTTTCAATTACCTGAGTGCAGAGGGGGAACTGCGCAAGCTGATTCCCGACGATGCATTTGGCTATATCGGCACCGCTTTTTTTGTGGCGTACATGATCTCAAATGCTTTTTCGGGCTTTTTAATTGACCGCCTCGGAACCAGGATAGGTTATTCACTTTGTATGGCTTTCTGGACCACAGCCGGACTCGTACACGCCTTTGCCGTTACACCTCTGCAATTCGGGGTCTGCCGTTTTATGCTCGGAATTGGTGAAGCCGGTAACTGGCCTGCCGCTATCAAACTGACCACCGAATGGTTTCCTGCACACGAAAGATCCACGGCTTCAGGTATCTTCAACAGCGGTTCGGCGCTGGGTGCAGTGATCGTGCCGCCGCTCGTTGCATATCTGGGGATCAGTTACGGATGGCAATCCACTTTTATTATTCTGGCACTTTGCGGTTATCTGTGGCTGGTGATATTCTGGTTTATTTATTATACGCCTAAAGAAACGGAAGTAAAGGTGAAAACATTTACCATTCCACCACTTAAACTTTTGAAAACGCGGTTTGTGATCATGTTTACCTTATCAAAAACCTTTATGGATCCGGTCTGGTATTTCGTTACGTTTTGGATCGGGCGGTATCTGGTAGATGTGCACCATTTGGAACTTAAACAAATCGGCTGGCTGGCTGTGATCCCTTTTTTAATCGCTGATGTAGGAAATCTGGCCGGTGGATATTTTACACAGTTTATTATTGCAAGAGGAGTGCCCATTCCGAGAGCCAGGAAAATTGCCGTAACAGTTGCAGGAATGATCATGAGCCTTCCGCTGCTTGCGGGTCCGTTTGTTATTTCCACACCCATTTCAGCGCTGATCGTTTTTGGACTTGCCGGATTTGGATACACCGCCTATACGGCAAATTCACTGGCTTTTCCGGCGGATGTAGTGCCTAAAAATGCAGCCGCGTCAGTGTGGGGAATGGCTTGTGTTGGAACCGGATTAGGAGGTGCCGTTTTTCAGTCGGTTTCAGGTATTGTGCTCAAAAACTATGCGACCGATATGGGTTACGACTATGCTTACAGTATTTTATTCATGGGTTTCGGAGTCATTGCACTGGTAGGTTTGGCCATTATGCTGTTTTTTATGGGGCCGCTTGTAAGAAACGAAGCATTGCACAGATACGCTCAGACAGGAGAAAATTCTTAA